A part of Methanocorpusculum vombati genomic DNA contains:
- a CDS encoding aspartate aminotransferase family protein, whose protein sequence is MPTSKQLDAKYYMPAFGRDMEIVRGRDCHVWDSTGKKYLDLVAGIAVCSTGHCHPAVTAAICKQAQTLIHCSNLYYVPGQAELAAKLSKASGLGKVFFGNSGAEANDAAMKLAIRATGRHEFVSFEHDFHGRTVGSLACTHKPAIRVPFEPLGIPCKFGPYGDIEALKDLVTKKTAAVMFEPIQGETGVIIPPDDFLPGIRDICDDTGALMICDEVQTGMGRTGKWFAFQHSAVQPDIISLAKGVASGIPMGAIIAREGLEFTRGEHGSTFAGGPVACAAGNATFDVLKSVVPKVAAKGERFRKGLAHLNPRVRGLMVGFTAGEKSPAIAEYCREHGVLINVAGGENIRIVPPLVINNREIDHAIAIINEAAESV, encoded by the coding sequence ATGCCAACTTCCAAACAACTTGATGCAAAATACTACATGCCCGCGTTCGGACGGGACATGGAGATCGTCCGGGGCAGAGACTGTCATGTCTGGGACAGTACCGGAAAGAAATATCTTGATCTGGTCGCAGGTATTGCGGTGTGCAGTACCGGCCACTGTCATCCGGCAGTGACCGCTGCTATCTGCAAACAGGCGCAGACGCTGATTCACTGCTCAAACCTCTATTATGTGCCGGGACAGGCAGAGCTTGCAGCAAAACTGTCGAAGGCGTCCGGTCTTGGCAAGGTCTTCTTCGGCAACTCGGGTGCCGAAGCAAACGATGCGGCGATGAAGCTTGCTATCCGGGCAACCGGCCGCCACGAGTTTGTGTCCTTTGAGCATGATTTCCACGGACGAACGGTTGGTTCGCTTGCCTGTACCCACAAGCCTGCGATCCGGGTACCGTTTGAGCCGCTTGGAATTCCCTGCAAGTTCGGGCCTTACGGAGACATTGAGGCACTGAAAGACCTTGTGACGAAGAAGACTGCTGCGGTTATGTTTGAGCCGATTCAGGGAGAGACCGGCGTCATTATTCCGCCGGATGATTTCCTTCCGGGAATCCGCGACATCTGCGATGATACGGGTGCCCTGATGATCTGTGACGAGGTGCAGACGGGTATGGGCAGAACCGGGAAATGGTTTGCGTTCCAGCACTCTGCGGTTCAGCCGGATATTATCAGTCTTGCCAAAGGTGTTGCGTCCGGTATTCCAATGGGTGCAATCATCGCCCGCGAGGGTCTGGAGTTTACCCGCGGAGAGCACGGCAGTACGTTTGCCGGAGGGCCGGTTGCCTGTGCTGCCGGAAATGCGACGTTTGATGTGCTGAAGTCTGTTGTGCCGAAGGTTGCGGCGAAGGGCGAGCGGTTCAGAAAAGGTCTGGCGCATCTGAACCCGCGGGTTCGGGGTCTGATGGTCGGATTTACCGCTGGGGAAAAATCTCCGGCGATTGCGGAGTACTGCCGCGAACACGGTGTGTTAATCAATGTTGCCGGCGGCGAGAATATCAGAATTGTTCCTCCGCTGGTTATTAATAACCGGGAGATCGATCACGCAATTGCAATCATCAATGAAGCAGCAGAGTCCGTCTAA
- the hisC gene encoding histidinol-phosphate transaminase has product MKQQSPSKEVLCRELYTKTGYVFAKSPAEIAAASGFDEVAMLGSNENPYPPSPAVLEAAAAALAAANRYPDPKAGEFVAALRRYICDHPVVTSGLGMDGVIETVIRALVSPGEKVVVSTPTFSMYGLAARAASAVVVNVPRAADFSVDVDAFIAAAADAKLSFLCTPNNPTGTVTRAADIERILSGISGVLFLDNAYVEFCDTDYLPLLQKYDNLIIGRTLSKVYGLAGLRVGYGFVPAWLEGPYAAAATPFTLNRVSEAAAVAAVADTAYRDTFIAHVRKWRETFVREIPFPVLASGANFVLFDVAPMTSNEAMEAFARAGVLVRSCASFPGLGETFVRVSVGDVWENERFLAAVKRL; this is encoded by the coding sequence ATGAAGCAGCAGAGTCCGTCTAAAGAAGTTCTCTGCCGTGAACTCTACACAAAGACGGGCTACGTCTTTGCGAAGTCTCCGGCTGAGATTGCGGCTGCGTCAGGATTTGACGAGGTCGCGATGCTTGGCAGTAATGAAAATCCGTATCCGCCGTCCCCGGCGGTGCTGGAGGCAGCTGCCGCCGCACTTGCGGCGGCGAACCGGTATCCGGACCCGAAGGCGGGAGAGTTTGTTGCGGCACTCCGCCGGTATATCTGTGATCATCCCGTGGTGACTTCGGGTCTGGGGATGGACGGCGTGATTGAAACCGTGATCCGGGCACTTGTTTCGCCGGGAGAGAAGGTCGTCGTTTCCACGCCGACGTTTTCCATGTACGGTCTTGCGGCACGGGCTGCGTCTGCGGTGGTAGTGAATGTGCCGCGTGCGGCGGATTTTTCGGTGGATGTTGATGCGTTCATTGCCGCGGCGGCGGATGCGAAGCTGTCGTTTCTGTGCACGCCGAACAACCCGACCGGAACGGTTACGCGTGCGGCGGATATTGAGCGGATTTTATCCGGGATTTCCGGCGTTCTGTTCCTCGATAATGCGTATGTGGAGTTCTGCGATACGGATTATCTGCCGCTTCTGCAGAAGTACGATAACCTGATTATCGGCAGGACGCTTTCCAAGGTGTATGGTCTTGCGGGTCTGCGGGTCGGGTACGGGTTTGTGCCGGCCTGGCTGGAAGGGCCGTATGCGGCTGCGGCAACACCGTTTACGCTGAACCGCGTGTCGGAGGCTGCGGCGGTTGCGGCGGTTGCGGATACTGCCTACCGCGATACGTTCATTGCCCATGTGCGGAAGTGGCGTGAGACGTTTGTCCGCGAGATTCCGTTTCCGGTTCTTGCGAGCGGAGCAAACTTTGTGCTGTTTGATGTTGCCCCGATGACGAGCAACGAGGCGATGGAAGCGTTTGCGCGGGCGGGTGTGCTGGTTCGGTCTTGTGCAAGTTTCCCGGGTCTGGGCGAGACGTTTGTCCGCGTGTCGGTGGGGGATGTATGGGAGAATGAGCGGTTCCTTGCGGCGGTGAAGCGTCTGTGA
- a CDS encoding adenylate kinase family protein has product MIGITGTPGTGKSAAAAELRARGFLVVDLKTTVAPYVVAHDAVRDADEVDVDAWADAFSYTEGYVEGSLAHFLACDKIVVLRCRPDVLKLRLASRGYAAAKVAENCQAEALDVILSETADMFASEQVYEIDTTNRDVVSVADLIVSFAAGEIPASFGTIDWSEFLDPML; this is encoded by the coding sequence ATGATCGGAATTACCGGGACGCCGGGGACGGGGAAGTCTGCGGCGGCAGCAGAACTGCGTGCCCGGGGGTTTTTGGTTGTTGATCTGAAGACGACCGTTGCTCCTTATGTGGTGGCGCATGATGCTGTCCGCGATGCGGATGAGGTGGATGTGGATGCGTGGGCGGATGCGTTTTCCTATACGGAGGGGTATGTGGAGGGGTCGCTTGCGCATTTTCTTGCGTGCGATAAGATTGTTGTTCTCCGGTGCAGGCCGGATGTGCTGAAACTCCGCCTTGCTTCCCGCGGATATGCGGCGGCGAAGGTTGCGGAGAATTGTCAGGCGGAGGCGCTGGATGTGATTTTGTCGGAGACTGCGGATATGTTTGCTTCGGAACAAGTATATGAGATAGATACGACAAATAGAGATGTAGTTTCTGTAGCAGATCTGATTGTTTCGTTTGCGGCAGGTGAGATTCCTGCGTCGTTTGGGACAATCGACTGGTCAGAGTTTCTGGACCCGATGTTATGA
- a CDS encoding CDP-alcohol phosphatidyltransferase family protein, with product MTLDSFRPKVAFIVTPLAKAIAALHLTPNACTVLALLAAAAAGVFFGVGETFAAVVLVFVSAFFDAIDGAVARLTGIASPAGDYLDHVFDRYADIFIITGIFAWGTVAWTCQVPAWAIGVFALTGVLMSSYLGTQAQAVGLKRNYGGILGRADRLVLLLVFGAVEVVVPVPLLFGLPALGWLLVIFGVFGHVTAVQRFVSGWRELNAPKKE from the coding sequence ATGACGCTTGATTCCTTCCGCCCGAAAGTTGCTTTTATTGTGACGCCGCTTGCCAAGGCTATTGCTGCACTGCACCTGACGCCGAATGCCTGTACGGTGCTGGCACTTCTTGCAGCTGCAGCTGCGGGGGTGTTTTTTGGTGTTGGTGAGACGTTTGCGGCGGTTGTTCTGGTGTTTGTGAGTGCGTTTTTTGATGCGATTGACGGGGCGGTTGCCCGGCTGACGGGGATTGCAAGTCCTGCGGGGGATTATCTGGATCATGTGTTCGACCGGTATGCGGATATTTTTATTATCACGGGTATTTTTGCGTGGGGTACGGTTGCGTGGACGTGTCAGGTTCCTGCCTGGGCTATCGGGGTGTTTGCGCTGACGGGTGTTCTGATGTCGTCGTATCTGGGGACGCAGGCGCAGGCGGTCGGGCTGAAGCGAAATTATGGCGGGATTCTGGGCCGGGCAGACCGGCTGGTGCTGCTGCTGGTGTTCGGTGCGGTTGAGGTGGTGGTTCCGGTGCCGCTGCTGTTCGGGCTTCCGGCGCTCGGCTGGCTGCTGGTGATCTTTGGGGTGTTCGGCCATGTTACGGCAGTTCAGCGGTTTGTGAGCGGCTGGCGGGAGCTGAACGCACCGAAAAAAGAATAA
- the guaA gene encoding glutamine-hydrolyzing GMP synthase: MESILVLDFGGQYNQLIARRVREANVYCEVKPCTVSLDEIRAGNYMGIIFTGGPASVYAEGAPRVDAGVFSLGIPILGICYGAQLTAFTLGGKVSSGATAQSREYGKTPLSLRESLLFAGIPEETSCWMSHGDYISELPAGFRATGATPGCPFAALENPDKKIYAVQFHPEVLHTPEGMTMIRNFLYGVCGCTGTWHMSSFVDTMVAHLREKIGDKKVLCALSGGVDSSVAAVLVHKAVGKQLTCIFVDHGLLRKNEGDEVEEVFRNQYDINLVRVNAEERFLTKLAGVSDPEQKRKIIGAEFIRVFEEEAKKIGTVDFLVQGTIYPDVIESGPGNAAVIKSHHNVGGLPDHVDFKEIIEPLRILFKDEVRAAGAELGIPENLVWRQPFPGPGLAIRVIGDITKDKLDILRDADAIFREEIAAAGMGRAVNQYFAALTNMRSVGVMGDERTYDYAIALRAVTTTDFMTADWAQIPYPVLEKISGRIINEVRHVNRVLYDITSKPPATIEYE; encoded by the coding sequence ATGGAATCCATTCTTGTCCTTGACTTCGGCGGCCAGTACAACCAGCTGATTGCCCGCCGCGTCCGCGAGGCGAACGTCTATTGTGAGGTGAAACCCTGTACGGTTTCGCTTGACGAGATCAGAGCCGGAAACTACATGGGTATCATCTTTACCGGCGGCCCTGCTTCGGTGTATGCTGAAGGCGCTCCCCGTGTGGATGCCGGTGTTTTCTCGCTGGGGATTCCGATTCTTGGCATCTGCTATGGTGCGCAGCTGACCGCGTTTACCCTCGGAGGAAAAGTTTCTTCCGGAGCAACGGCGCAGAGCCGCGAGTACGGCAAAACACCGCTTTCGCTCCGTGAGAGTCTGCTCTTTGCCGGAATCCCGGAGGAGACATCCTGCTGGATGAGTCACGGTGACTACATCAGCGAACTTCCCGCAGGATTCCGTGCCACGGGGGCGACACCCGGCTGCCCGTTTGCCGCGCTCGAAAATCCGGACAAAAAGATCTATGCGGTTCAGTTCCATCCGGAAGTTCTGCACACCCCTGAAGGCATGACGATGATCCGGAACTTCCTGTATGGTGTCTGCGGCTGTACCGGAACATGGCATATGTCCTCGTTCGTGGATACTATGGTTGCACATCTGAGGGAGAAGATCGGCGACAAAAAAGTGCTCTGTGCGCTTTCCGGCGGTGTGGACTCGTCGGTTGCCGCGGTCCTTGTGCATAAGGCGGTCGGTAAACAGCTGACCTGCATCTTTGTGGACCACGGTCTGCTGCGCAAGAACGAGGGAGATGAGGTGGAAGAGGTTTTCAGAAACCAGTACGACATCAATCTTGTCCGCGTGAACGCGGAGGAGAGGTTCCTTACAAAACTTGCCGGCGTCTCCGATCCCGAACAGAAACGCAAGATTATCGGTGCAGAGTTTATCCGCGTCTTTGAAGAGGAGGCAAAAAAGATCGGCACGGTCGATTTCCTCGTGCAGGGTACGATTTATCCGGACGTGATCGAGTCGGGCCCCGGGAATGCGGCGGTTATCAAGAGCCACCACAATGTCGGCGGTCTTCCGGACCACGTGGACTTCAAGGAGATCATCGAACCCCTGCGCATTCTTTTCAAAGACGAGGTGCGTGCTGCGGGAGCGGAACTTGGTATCCCGGAGAATCTTGTCTGGCGTCAGCCGTTCCCGGGTCCGGGACTTGCCATCCGGGTAATTGGTGACATCACCAAAGACAAGCTCGACATTCTCCGCGATGCGGATGCCATCTTCCGCGAGGAGATTGCCGCAGCCGGTATGGGCCGTGCCGTTAACCAGTACTTTGCGGCCTTAACCAACATGCGCAGTGTCGGTGTCATGGGCGATGAGCGTACCTATGACTACGCTATTGCGCTGCGGGCGGTTACGACGACGGACTTTATGACCGCCGACTGGGCGCAGATTCCGTATCCTGTGCTGGAAAAAATTTCCGGCAGAATCATCAACGAGGTTCGCCATGTGAACCGTGTTCTCTATGACATCACGAGCAAACCTCCGGCAACCATCGAATATGAGTGA